A genomic segment from Chrysemys picta bellii isolate R12L10 chromosome 11, ASM1138683v2, whole genome shotgun sequence encodes:
- the LOC135974191 gene encoding uncharacterized protein LOC135974191, with the protein MQSSPAVMAMQSGNRKRAPAWTDREVLDLIAVWGDESVLSELRSKRRNAKIYEKISKDMAERGYSRDATQCRVKIKELRQGYQKTKEANGRSGSHPQTSRFYEALHSILGAAATTTPPVTVDSEDGILSTAGSSDMLGDGEDEEGDEEGEAVGSSHNADFPDSQDLFITLTEIPYEASPAITPDTESGEGSATPSATVSQPSLESHSQRLARIRRRKKRTREDMFSELMASSQAQAAQQTQWRENLTRMHQANMDREERWRQEDQQATQTLLGLLREQTDTLRRLVDVLQERRQEDRAPLQSISNRPPPPPSPIPTSPKVQRRRGGRVPANSHSTPAESSSSRRLSFPKI; encoded by the exons atgcagagctctccagcagtgatggccatgcagtctgggaatagaaagagagccccagcatggactgatcgtgaagtcttggatctcatcgctgtgtggggcgatgagtccgtgctttccgagctgcgatccaaaagaaggaatgcaaagatctacgagaagatctctaaagacatggcagagagaggatacagccgggatgcaacgcagtgccgcgtgaaaatcaaggagctgagacaaggctaccagaagaccaaagaggcaaacggacgctccggatcccatccccagacatcccgtttctacgaggcactgcattccatcctcggtgctgccgccaccactaccccaccagtgaccgtggactctgaggatgggatactgtccacggccggttcctcagacatgttaggggacggggaagatgaggaaggagatgaggagggcgaggcagttggcagctctcacaacgctgatttccccgacagccaggatctcttcatcacccttacagagatcccctacgaagcgtccccagccattaccccggacacagaatctggtgaaggatcagcca ccccgtctgcgactgtctcacaacctagcctggaatcacactcccagaggctagcgcggattaggcgtaggaagaagaggacacgggaggacatgttctctgagcttatggcctcttcccaagcccaggcagcacagcagacccagtggcgggagaacttgacccgaatgcaccaagccaacatggatcgggaggagaggtggcggcaggaagaccagcaggcgactcaaacgctgcttggactactgagggagcaaacggacacgctccggcgccttgtggatgttctgcaggaacggaggcaggaggacagagccccgctgcagtccatctctaaccgccctcccccgccaccaagtcccatacccacctcacccaaagtgcaaagaaggagaggcggcagagtccctgctaactctcactccacccctgcagagagctctagtagcagaaggctctcatttcccaaaatttga